CAGAAAGATATTCTGCAGGCGTATAACCGGAAAATAGTTTGAATTCCTTGATCATGTGGGACTGATCGGAGTATCCACATTCATAGGCCACTTGTACAAAAGGCAAAGTCACATCCTGTTGCAACAGAAATAAAGCACGTTGCATACGCACAATACGAAGATATTCCTTGGGAGTCGTACCGACATGATCGGCAAAAACACGTCCGAACTGCTTGCTACTCAAACAAGCCGCCTCCGACAATTGAGGAATATTTATCTGTGGTTGAAGATTGATTTCCTGAAAGACAGCAGACATCCTCTTCAGATTATACTCGGAAAAAGCATATAAACGACGAAGAAAAAACTGCTCTATCAGACGAATACAGACTATATTATCAGAAGTATCAGTGACTTGCTTCGCCAAATCCGATAGTTCGACATCTTCCACTTCATCCATCGCTACATCTTTCCCATGAAACAAGTGAACGGGAATGTGGAGCAAGGCTTTCGCTGCATAAGGTTGAAAAACAACCGTAATCATCTCTATCCTACCCGTCGACAACACATCGGAGAATCCGATCGACTGTCCGCAAATAAAAGACTGTGGCTGCAACTTTAAATCATTCTGCAGGAAGAGTTGTTTCCCTTTATGAAAAACAAGTTGCATACAACCGATGGGCAAAGTCCGTTCGGAAACAGGAACTGCTGCATCATCCTGCAATATCCAATAATGGCGGATGTAAGGCGATAGCACAGGAACGGGCTTTATAATCTGAAATGACTGCATATGGCAAAGATATCACTTTTTTAATTATGGAAGCAAAAGTAGATAGTCTCTTTGAATCTGTATTGTAAAAAAGAGACATTTAATTATTAAATCAAACCTAAAGAATTATCCTTCTGTTAAAATGATAAAAAGAATAGAAGTATTTATGTCTTTTTTCTTTTTTATTGTCTAATATTGTTCTCTATTAATACACACAATACATAAAACCATATGGATGCTCAAGGACTTCGTCTCATAACTGCTCTTAAACTGTGCATACTAGCCACTAAAAAAGATGGTACACCTTTATATAGTGACAGAGAGCAATACATCTTCTCCGAATTATATGGTTTGGAAGGAAACGAAATACAAAATATGATAAGTTTGGGAGATAAATTAGGACTTAGTCGTGAAAGAATCCGTCAATTAAAAGTAAAAGTATTCAAGAAATTCGGAATTTTAAGAAAAAGAAATATCCCAGCCATCATTGACATTGATAATCTATTGACTAATAATCACCAGATCAATCTTGATGAAGTACACAATTTTGCTTGCTACTTAAAAAAATTTCAAGAAAGCCATCTGTCTGAATATCCCATAGAAACTCTTTTTGATCTAGCTCAACTTTACTTTAAACAGGATTATTCCATTATCAAAACCTGGAAAAGAGAAATCAAAGAAACAAGCACAATCTTTCCCAAAAAGCAAAATTCACAATTGACAGATATTACAAACAAAATTATATGGTTTGATCATGTGAAGTCATGGACTCTTGAAGAAATCCACCAAATAACTCCTCATAGAAACTATGACCCAAACAAAAAATATTTAGAATCAGAAGCTGGAGAGTTCTATAGTAATAAACTTCAAAGAAATGTTTTTTACGAATCGATGCTTGAGAAAAAATTCTATAAACGTTTAGAAAAATCACATGAGGTTATTTATTATGTCGAACAAGGCATTACAATCACATACGATAGAGGAAAATATACCCCTGATGCTATAGTCTTCCTTGATGATGGGAAAGGTTTCGTTGTAGAAATTAAGCCTTTGACCGAAATGGCCAACCAATCTGTACAAAAAAAATTCAAGGCATTACTTGATTTTTGTGAAGAAACAGGTCTTGGAGCTACTTTAACAGATGGGCGTACAGATATCAATCATATATTCGAAACTATTCCAAATCTCGCTTTCGAAGAAAGCATCTTGCAATCTTTGAAAGAATTTAAGAAACTTACTTATGGTAAAGTAAACGAATTAAAAAATAAATATCAAGTAACGACTATACATCTGCTACAATGCATTATAAAAAATAATTTATCCTATAACTCCATGCCGACATTTATTTGGAAAACTAAAAAGCCCATTATATGTGATTTACTTTTAAGTCCTGAAAATAAGATGTTATTAAAAGGATCGACAGATATTATCAATAACGACAAAACATAAAATATGCCTCGCCTGGGTATAATATAATAGCCAGGCAAGGGGTCTTATTTTTCAAATAACAGAAAGCCCGTATTCATAGGCTTCTGACATCGCCTGATATTCTTTGTCCGAATATGCACCTTTACTTCTTGCCTTCTGCATATCATTCATAAAGGACTTAACGGTAGAAAGGAAGCTCTGAAAATTCTTCAGTTCTTCATCATAACCTGTAACAGCCGGAATTTTTTCCGCAGCCTTCAGTTCCTTCTCCAACTCCGCCATTTTCAAATCAATCCGTACTCCGTCCATTGCATGTTTGCGGGAATACAAATTCATTATGCTCTGCACCGTGCCTGACATCTTGCGCATCGCCATTATCTGATCTTTCAACGGCTCATCAGCCAAAAGTTCACTCTCCGCTTGTTCGGTCAAAGGACTTAGGATATCAAAAATCACTTGCTTATACTCGGACAGTTCTACGCTCAACTTATAGTTTTCATCCAAAAGCTGAGCCGTTTTTGCTGTATCTTTCGACTTCTTATAAGCTAGAAATTTATTGAAGTTATCATAGAACTGTGTCCGCACATTAAACAATCCGGCATAATTCTGCTTTAGATTCTGACGGACTTCAGGATTAAAATAGTCTCCCGGGTCCAACAATTCCGCTGTATCACGGGCAGCTATTTCCGGAGGTGCAATCGGGTCAACTTCAGGCACTTTCCCTGTCTGTTCCATGTATCCCAACACAGCATTTATATCTTTCGCATTAGCCACATGCCTCAATACAGCGAGCGACATATGATAATAATTGATCACCTTACTGGCATCATCCAATTCCTCCGTACTTTCCGAGGATACAGTCTGCTTTTTACTTCCCCCCGAACAGGAAGACAACAGCAAAGCACCGACCAGTGCTCCAAACAATAAAAATTTCTTTTTCATAATGTTCTCCTTATTAGTTACTTTCCGTACTATAACAATAAAAAACGATTTTTGTTATGTACAAACAATAGGTATCACATACACTTACAACGGTGGAAAAATTCAAGATGCTATTAACGATGATTAAAGAATAAACAATTATCGACGTATAAAAACAAAAAATGGCTACTCATCACGAGCAACCAATCTTTTGTTAACCTTAAATCTAATACTTATGAAAAAAACACAGTACAAATATACCACCTTTCAAGTAAATAGCAAATTTCAGAGCCGAATCGGACGATAATATAACACGGTTTAAGACTCTCGGAAGCGCATTAACATTTCAGACTTTTCGTGTTAACATTTAACATATTCATTCACAGTTCCTGCTTAAAGAAATTCTTGAAAAAGCAACTAAGTCCGCTTTTTCAAGAATTTCGCATTAATCCTTTTTCAGTATACTCTATTCTCCCTCCTATCCGTACTATTGATTATTTTTCATCACGGAATTATTGCAATACAACCAATTTTACCGTAACTTTGAAATATGATAATTAGCGCCAGCCGCCGGACAGATATTCCGGCATTCTATTCGCAATGGTTCTTCAACCGGATTAAAGAAGGATATGTGTTAGTTCCCAATCCTTTTAATCCTAAAATGATCAGCAAGGTCAGCTTACATCCTGCTGTGATAGATTGCATCGTGTTCTGGACCAAGAATCCCGCCCCGATGATTGATAAACTGGATCATCTGCAAGACTACAAATACTACTTTCAGTTCACCCTCAATCCTTACGGAGAGAAATTAGAGAATAATCTGCCGTCAGTCAACAAACGAATAGACATATTCAAACGCCTTTCGGATAAAATAGGAAAAGAAAAAGTGATCTGGCGCTATGACCCGATACTGACCAATGAAGAGTACGACGTTTCTTTCCATAAGGAGGCGTTTGCCCAAATTGCCTATGGACTTAAAGACCATACCGAAAAGTGTATGCTGGGATTTATTGACCATTACCAGCATATCCGCACCGCAGTCGGCCAGTTCAACATACAGCCGTTGCGAAAAGAGGAGATTGAAGAAATAGCCGTCTCTTTCAGGAATACCATCAACGAATATCCTGCCATCCAACTAGATACCTGCACCTCCAAAGTTGATCTGAGACATTTGGGAATCCCTGCCGGACTGTGTATCGACAAAGAACTGATCGAAAGAATCACCGGCTACCCCCTCCTTGCCAAAAAAGACAAAAATCAGCGGAATGTCTGCAATTGCATTGAAAGTATCGACATAGGCACTTATGAAAGTTGCCTCAACGGATGCATCTATTGTTACGCCATCAAAGGCAATTACAACAGTGTGGAATATAACACTAAGAAACATGACAGGAATTCGCCTTTGCTGATCGGGCATCCGGCAGAAGATGATGTAGTGAAGGAACGGGAAATGAAAAGTCTGCGAAACAATCAATATTCATTATTCTGAATCACGCCCGGACTCCAAATAATTCCTTCGCATAAGAGCAAAAAAAAGGCTATCTATCCCAGACAGCCAATCTTTGTTAACCTTAAATCTAATACTATGAAAAACACAGTACAAAGATACGGACTTTTGCCTCATCTCCAAATTTTCCGGCTAAAACGGGACATCTTATAACATGGTTTAATAGAATCAGAACCGCATTAACAAATAAGCAACTTCATGTTAACATTTAGCAGTCTTCTTAAATATTTAGCCCATAAAACTGAATGAGATGCAAAAGTTTTCGAATCTGTTGCCGATTCCTATTAATAAGAGTTTACAGGCAACAACAAATCCATTCATTAGCTGTTAATTAGAGGAAGGTAATCATCAAATTCTCAACATATATGAAAAGATTTGAAAACAAAGTAGTCGTCATCACCGGTGCTGCCGGTGGCATTGGCGAAGCAACCACACGCCGCATCGTCTCCGAAGGAGGAAAAGTAGTCATCGCCGATCTTTCGCAGGAAAGGGCCGACAAGCTTGCCGCCGAACTCACTCAAGCAGGGGCCGACGTGCGTCCCATCTATTTCTCCGCCACCGAACTCCAAAGCTGTAAAGAACTGGTTGATTTCGCCATGAAGGAATACGGTCAGATAGACGTACTTATAAACAACGTAGGCGGAACCGACCCCAAACGTGATCTGAATATTGAAAAGCTGGATATCGATTACTTCGACGAAGTATTCCATCTGAACCTTTGCTGCACGATGTATCTTTCTCAGCAGGTCATTCCCATCATGACCACTCACGGAGGCGGAAATATCGTAAACGTAGCATCTATAAGCGGACTGACAGCCGACGCCAACGGCACTCTCTACGGAGCCAGCAAAGCAGGTGTCATCAATCTGACCAAATATATCGCCACCCAAATGGGAAAGAAAAATATCCGCTGCAATGCCGTAGCACCGGGACTGGTTCTTACCCCTGCCGCACTGGACAATCTGAACGAAGAAGTACGCAATATATTTCTGGGACAATGCGCCACGCCTTATTTGGGAGAACCCGAAGACGTTGCCGCCACTATTGCATTCCTGGCCTCCAACGATGCACGATACATCACCGGACAGACGATTGTGGTAGACGGTGGCTTAACCATTCACAATCCTACCGTTGAATTATCATAAATATACCCCGGACAGTACATCCTGCTTTTTATCATAAGAACGATGAAGGTGTGTCAAAAATCAAAAGTAACTAAACTGAGGCTGACTAAAAAGTCAGTTGTATCCACACTCTCCTCCTTCGGGAAGAGGAGTACCCGTAGGAGGAGGTGGTAGGTGAGCACACAAGCTATTGATATTCAACCATACAGCATACCTACCACTCCGGCTTTCAGCCACTCTTCCTTCCTGAAGAGGGGAGTTTAGTTACTTTTGACACACCTTCATAAAGCCAGATGTACTGTCCATTTATTCTCTTTCTCGTCTCCCTCAGCATACTCCAAAGCCGTTTTTTCTAATTAACAAATAAAAAGTCCCTTTTTCCCCGCTAATCGGACACAGCAGCCCCGATGGCAGCAACGGAAAGATCGTGACCAATACCTCTTCACTTACCACAGCACTGCATATCGTCAAGAGTATAACCATTCATATCCAATAAACAAAGTAAATAAAAGGCTGCAACTATGAGCAGGTTATTACTATAAGCATCCGTTCTCTCTTTAACGAGAAAAAATTCTCATGCCTTCGAGAAAAAATTCTCATTGCAGTGAGAACTTTTTCTCAATGCGATGAGAAACTTTTCTCATAGTGGTGAGAATTTTTTCTCATCACCATGAGAATGATTGAGAATATAGTAATCCGTATCATACTGTATAATAATCATATACGTATTTTGCGTCTTACGGTTTACAGCAATAATTGAT
This sequence is a window from Bacteroides thetaiotaomicron VPI-5482. Protein-coding genes within it:
- a CDS encoding AraC family transcriptional regulator codes for the protein MQSFQIIKPVPVLSPYIRHYWILQDDAAVPVSERTLPIGCMQLVFHKGKQLFLQNDLKLQPQSFICGQSIGFSDVLSTGRIEMITVVFQPYAAKALLHIPVHLFHGKDVAMDEVEDVELSDLAKQVTDTSDNIVCIRLIEQFFLRRLYAFSEYNLKRMSAVFQEINLQPQINIPQLSEAACLSSKQFGRVFADHVGTTPKEYLRIVRMQRALFLLQQDVTLPFVQVAYECGYSDQSHMIKEFKLFSGYTPAEYLSVCAPYSDYFSEF
- a CDS encoding DUF6845 domain-containing protein; protein product: MKKKFLLFGALVGALLLSSCSGGSKKQTVSSESTEELDDASKVINYYHMSLAVLRHVANAKDINAVLGYMEQTGKVPEVDPIAPPEIAARDTAELLDPGDYFNPEVRQNLKQNYAGLFNVRTQFYDNFNKFLAYKKSKDTAKTAQLLDENYKLSVELSEYKQVIFDILSPLTEQAESELLADEPLKDQIMAMRKMSGTVQSIMNLYSRKHAMDGVRIDLKMAELEKELKAAEKIPAVTGYDEELKNFQSFLSTVKSFMNDMQKARSKGAYSDKEYQAMSEAYEYGLSVI
- a CDS encoding TnsA endonuclease N-terminal domain-containing protein → MDAQGLRLITALKLCILATKKDGTPLYSDREQYIFSELYGLEGNEIQNMISLGDKLGLSRERIRQLKVKVFKKFGILRKRNIPAIIDIDNLLTNNHQINLDEVHNFACYLKKFQESHLSEYPIETLFDLAQLYFKQDYSIIKTWKREIKETSTIFPKKQNSQLTDITNKIIWFDHVKSWTLEEIHQITPHRNYDPNKKYLESEAGEFYSNKLQRNVFYESMLEKKFYKRLEKSHEVIYYVEQGITITYDRGKYTPDAIVFLDDGKGFVVEIKPLTEMANQSVQKKFKALLDFCEETGLGATLTDGRTDINHIFETIPNLAFEESILQSLKEFKKLTYGKVNELKNKYQVTTIHLLQCIIKNNLSYNSMPTFIWKTKKPIICDLLLSPENKMLLKGSTDIINNDKT
- a CDS encoding DUF1848 domain-containing protein; protein product: MIISASRRTDIPAFYSQWFFNRIKEGYVLVPNPFNPKMISKVSLHPAVIDCIVFWTKNPAPMIDKLDHLQDYKYYFQFTLNPYGEKLENNLPSVNKRIDIFKRLSDKIGKEKVIWRYDPILTNEEYDVSFHKEAFAQIAYGLKDHTEKCMLGFIDHYQHIRTAVGQFNIQPLRKEEIEEIAVSFRNTINEYPAIQLDTCTSKVDLRHLGIPAGLCIDKELIERITGYPLLAKKDKNQRNVCNCIESIDIGTYESCLNGCIYCYAIKGNYNSVEYNTKKHDRNSPLLIGHPAEDDVVKEREMKSLRNNQYSLF
- a CDS encoding 7alpha-hydroxysteroid dehydrogenase; the encoded protein is MKRFENKVVVITGAAGGIGEATTRRIVSEGGKVVIADLSQERADKLAAELTQAGADVRPIYFSATELQSCKELVDFAMKEYGQIDVLINNVGGTDPKRDLNIEKLDIDYFDEVFHLNLCCTMYLSQQVIPIMTTHGGGNIVNVASISGLTADANGTLYGASKAGVINLTKYIATQMGKKNIRCNAVAPGLVLTPAALDNLNEEVRNIFLGQCATPYLGEPEDVAATIAFLASNDARYITGQTIVVDGGLTIHNPTVELS